The segment attttatacacctgtcagcaaccggtgtggctgaaatggcagaatccactaatttgaaggggtgtattTGCATGAAATGTGTATacttacatgtatgtgtgtcccCTCTCCCAGATGGCTGCTGCTGGGTTTCCAAAGGGAATTTGAGCACTGTGACGCCCTGCGTCTCTTTGAGATCCTGAGCTGTGACCACCTGGAGCTCATCTCCCAGCAGGTGGACCGCGCCCGCTACCAGGAGAGGATCGCCCGCAGGCAGAGTATAGGTGAGACGGTAGTCTCCTGTGGCTATCCTTCCAAGTCACAGGCTAGTGAGTCAGTGACATGTGACAGTACATAAGAAACACTGCACAGCATGGTTCCAAATACACAAtatattgtaaagtggaaatgtctaggagcaacaacggctcagccgcgaagtggtagaccacacaagctcacagaacaggaccaccgagtgctgattttggaatgagatgttcgacgagcaggtgtccacatacttttggtcatgtagtgtatatgtccATACAATTGGTAATATGAATTTACAGAAGCCGTTTTGGTCCTTCTGTATTTGCTTATAACAATGGTATGTTGTCCTTCTTGTGATTTGTTTGTGTTGCAACGAATGCTCTGGGATGGTTCCAGAGGATAAACCAGTGTCTGAGGCACAGGCCGTCAACACAGAATTCACCTTTGAACTCTTCATCTGTGCCACCATATTATTGGACAACAGAGATGCCCTGCTGAGGTGTAGGAACGATGTGCAGCTCATCCAGTTCaccaacaggtgtgtgtgtgtgtgtgtgtgtgagtatctgcATCCGTCCATCATCTGAAATATTTGCCTTTTCATTACAAAGCAATACAACCAGACTCATCAGTCTTTCTCTCCGTGCAGTTTGCAGGGCACTCTGGACCTGAACCTCACCCTGAAGAAAGCAGAGGAGCATTTCTACAACTACTGTAAGCGCTCTGCTTGGGACTATATGAACGGCCGCTGCAGAACAAGTAAAAACAAGGAGGGACACTTCTTGTTCCAGCTCCGCAGCTTCTTCTCCTGAACCCAGATCAGTCCTTAACTTAACCTCTTGAACATTCACCTACAACCTGTAGTAACTGTGTGGTGGACTCAAAACAAGGGACCCATTTCCTAAGATGAGTGTGCGCTATTTACATCTCTTGTCCACTAACGTTGACACATTCATATTTCTGGGGGATCTACCTTGAGTGAGTGATGCTGCTTACTTACCAACAATTCTGTCAATTTGGACTCTCTCTTTGTTGTTGTTTCTGATTATGTTAATTTTGATCTATTTATTATTTAGAAAGGTGTCAATGAACGGGTAGAAAAGTGTGCAACGCTGAATTAGTTACATACGTTCACCTGGAGTTTGGCCTTCTTGATTTCTATGTTTTTCTTGCTGAGTTTAGAAGAAAGCCCTGTTTACAAAATGATATACTAATTAGGAATATGATGTGGCCAGAAGGGGTTCTCACCCTTGATCTGAGATTCAACTATATAATATGTGATACTACTGGAAGAAAACAAGTCTTGGAACTGCatcaggtggtggtggtgggtttgGGGGGGGTCTTGTAGGCCCCCAGAACCCTTCCAGACAGTGTGCTAATACTGTCTGGAATACTAAAATAAATATGCATGTCTGTCACAATCTTGCTTCGTGAAAGTTTGATATTATGTGTGTgggttagtttgttggtgatttaaatgttttattctgaTCCAGCTATTTGCCATTAAAGGAGATGTCATTTTCAAGTGTCCAGTGCTTTTAGGCAGATAGGAGTGAACATGTAATTCCGAGTATAATTGGGTTTGGAGCAATtcattaaaaaatgttttacaaacGAAGGCCACCAGTGAGGAGGATGATTATTTCCAGATGTATAGCTGCTTGACATTTCAGTTCCTCGACCTGCAAGTTGGAGAGTGAAGAATAGGTTTCTGCATGTTGGAGGGACATTCTTGTTATTGTATGTACGGACTGTTATTATATAAGGGTTAAATGTAATAAACTGTGGGACATTAAAGGCGTGTTTATGTTCTTCATTTAACCTTTTTAGGTTTAATAGCCTTTGTGTGACCTACTTGACGTAAGCCCTTGGTGAATGCTTTCATGGTTAGTGTAGTATTTTCATGGAGTATGCTGTGAAAGGTTCAGACAACTATATAAAAAACAAATGCTTCATTTAGTCCAAAATACTGTCAATTCATTACAGCATGTAATTTACTGTACAAACTAGAATGTGCTTTGCTGCTTGCTGTCCTGCTTATCTAATGAATGTGAATCCACAGGCCGGCTGCTGGTAGAAGATATCTGTAGTCTTCTCACAGTGCTTATCTCACTGAACAGCCCCCAGACCATGTGAATCAAATTAAACATGCCCTGAGAAAACCTCCTTACTCTGAACAGGACAAACTTgtttcacatttttttttaaataaaacaggAATTAAGATAGTGTAGAGAGAAAATACAATCGTCTTTTCTAATTTCTATTCACTGAAAAGGGCTAACGGCAATTCAGCTCCTATACCAGATACAGTTAGAGTTGGCTAGCACTGAATGGAATGGGCACATGCAGGCAGTTACGTGGGCCTAGAACTTTCTCTGGCTGAGTCACCTGATTCCCTGATGGAATCTCAGTGAGccgtgtgctgtctgtctgtggctatATACTCTGGAGAGACGCGACACTCGTCCTCTTAGTCTTTCTGTCCAGGAAAGGGAGAGGAGTGCTTCAGTGGAATTAAGCAGCTGGTGTTCTGTGGTTTGTGTGGTAATCTTTGAAGCGTTGCACAACTGACTGAGCAAGGTAACTCCTTTTCTAAGAAGCGTTGCATTCAGCTCTGCTTTTTCAGCTTGACTTGCCAGCTCCTGTCCAACTCAAGGGACATGACCCGACTTTCATAATGACACTAGCAAGCTTTATGTCAACTATTGGCTGTCGGAGGAGCATTAAGAAGTAGCATAAAGCTTATCTCATTGTTTAAGCAGTGTTTAAGTAGCATGAAGCCAAAAGTTCTTGTAAAGCCTGTTTGAATGATTTGTCTTGCATGACTTTCTGTTTCTGGGCACACATGTTCTCCAGTGTCCACTGACATGCTTGACCAGTGGAAGTTGTGCCTGTAATCCCTTTGTGTCATGCCTGGTCTCACTGTATGTCACAAACACTGTCAGTGTCACACACCACACCCAATGGTGTCAGCTCTGTCCATGTGCTTGATCCATGCTTGATGCTTCTCTGTCAGTTTGAACACTAATCATGCACATATGAAATATACGCAGCTGATCTAAATATGGGTACAGTGGTATGTATGGTATACTTAGCACCGATAGTTATTAGATacgtttttaaaaaatagataaaAAGGATGCTAACAAGAGTTTGTTCAAATTAAATGAATATACCAGTAGTAACAGAATTAGATCATAAGTGATAAGGAACTTACCAGTAGTTTGTGTGAGGTGGCTTTGTCTATTTAATCCATCCCGAATATGAGAAATGCTACTTTTATCCTTTCACAAGAATACAGTGAGTGGCTGTATAACATAATAGGTACCGTATTTACATGCCAAACATAAAATCAAAAATATTACGATCAAATATTTGGGCCTCACCACATGATCTGGCCCTGTCTAGCATGTTCACCATTTCAACAATCCCCCCTTGTTTCCCCACTGAGTTAATGTATTAGTTAATTGTGAGGTAACATCTTTAAAATATATCATAGTTCCTTCTCCAGTAGTGAGGTTTCTAAGGCTTTTACTGTCATTACAGCCCAGGCCCAAAATAACTTTCATATTACACAATAGTGAAGTACAGTAGTAAGTATTTCAACAAGGTAACTGCCCAGTACATATGATATTGGCAAAGTCCAGTTTTACTTAACAGCTCATTAATAATCACTTAATTTAATCCAACCCGTGTTCCAACAACAGATCTGTGAGCCATATTAATAGAATGTGTTGGTAGTTTGTGGGATTCAGCTGTTGGAAAAAAGCCACTGTGTTAATACATCACATTGACTTAGCCTGGCTGGTAACAGTTGGGTGTTGTATTGCCAGAATGATCTGTGGAGAGGGGAGAACAGGATgagggaggggagggtgagggagggtgaCCTGTTGCCTCTGGTGGAATGCTACTGGTGGTACTGCTGCTTTAAGGAGTTGCGGTGTTGGTACCACTCCACTGGTTGGCATGTTGCCATGACAGCACTTTCTAGAACAGCTGAGCCCCGGGGATCACTTCCAATTTGGGGGCTCACGTGGGACTGCATCTGCTCTCTGTCAATGACAgggaaggaacacacacactgtcaaagACGTGCACGTGTGCGCGCATGCACATACATGAACATGATGACCTTTAACCCCAAAGGCCTTCAACACAAGTTGAAACATTTGACTGTTGTCATCCAACTACCTGTTGCTAACTACTAATAACTGATAATAATCAAAAGAGAAGGTTTTATAACAATATCGTCTTCATGAAAAGTATCTTTCAACATTCTTGTATGATACTGTAGGCCTACGTAATCCTCAAATAATTCAAGTAATTCTCCTCTCACTAATGAACTCTAATTCTGGTCTTGTTGTTGCAGGATGTCTAAAGGACCAGCAGTAGGCATTGACCTGGGGACCACATACTCCTGTGTGGGCATCTTTCAGCATGGCAAGGTGGAGATCATCGCCAACGACCAGGGCAACAGAACCACACCCAGCTATGTGGCCTTCACCGACACGGAGAGGCTGATCGGTGACGCCGCCAAGAACCAGGTGGCCATGAACCCCACCAACACTGTGTTCGGTAAGCACATCACCTCACCTTGGCACACAGTGGGTAGTTGGATGAAGTCTCTAGTGGACAAAGGGAACAGAATCAAGGTTTATTTGAAGCTCAGCGCTGTAGCCTCTTGCCTGTTGTTATCAGTAGTCCCCACTTGAGGGCCTAAAAGTACTAGATTTAAATCCATCAGCCTCGCCCCACTCCATTagggggaaatgcaaaactgaccttagacCAGTGTCCACAGACAAATTCATCCTACTCTTGAAAATCAACCCTACTCTGCCATCCCTGTGTCCAAAGATGCCAAGCGTCTAATTGGTCGTAAGTTTGATGATGCTGTGGTACAGTCGGACATGAAGCACTGGCCCTTCACAGTGGTGAGCGATGGTGGCAAACCCAAGATGGAGGTAGAGtacaagggagagaggaagacctTTTTCCCTGAGGAGGTGTCCTCCATGGTGCTCACCAAGATGAAGGAGATCTCTGAAGCTTACCTGGGCAAGGTAGGGAGTCTGACTAACCAAATGAAAAAACACCTCAATTCTAAATCTACTCTTAGCTCCTACCCACTCCATACACCCCATGTAGGTTTGAAAAGATTGGATGGGTATACATTATATGTTAATAACTCAAACTGACAGTCTATTTAGGGATGATACACACTAGCTCTAACTAATAGTGTTTTCCCCTCTTCAGCCAGTGAACAATGCTGTCATCACAGTCCCTGCCTACTTCAACGACTCCCAGCGCCAAGCAACCAAAGATGCTGGAGTGATCTCTGGACTCAACGTCCTGCGCATCATCAACGAGCCCACCGCTGCAGCCATCGCCTATGGCCTGGACAAGAAGGTACAGAAaccccaaaacaaacaaaaaaacactgggTTGTACGGCTCACACTAGGTCTGCTTGATTAGTCCTTTGAAAGTCCGACTGACTTAATTGCTCTCCCTTATCAGGTCGGCGGTGAGCGCAACGTCCTGATCTTCGACCTGGGCGGCGGCACCTTTGACGTGTCCATCCTCACCATCGAGGATGGCATCTTTGAGGTCAAGTCCACTGCTGGCGACACCCACCTGGGAGGCGAGGACTTCGACAACCGCATGGTCAGCCACTTCATCGGTGAGTTTAAGCGTAAATTCAAGAAGGACATCAGCGGCAACAAGCGGGCAGTGCGGCGCCTGCGCACTGCCTGTGAGCGGGCCAAgcgcaccctctcctccagcacccAAGCCAGCATCGAGATTGACTCCCTCTATGAGGGTGCCGACTTCTACACCTCCATTACCAGGGCTCGCTTTGAGGAGCTCAACGCTGACCTGTTCCGCGGTACCCTGGAACCTGTGGAGAAGTCTATGAGAGATGCCAAGATGGACAAGGCCCAGATAAACGACATCGTCCTGGTGGGAGGCTCCACACGTATTCCCAAGATCCAGAAGCTTCTGCAGGACTTATTCAATGGCCGAGACCTCAACAAGAGCATCAACCCTGATGAGGCTGTGGCTTATGGTGCCGGTAGGTATCACACTGTGTGTTGCAGGAATATCTCACTGTGTCAAGTGTATGTGATTCAATGTTTCATCCAacatctcctctctgtcctccacaGCTGTGCAGGCTGCCATCTTAGCCGGTGACAAGTCAGAGAACGTGCAGGACCTGCTGCTGCTGGACGTCACACCCCTGTCCCTGGGTATTGAGACAGCCGGAGGTGTCATGACCGTGCTCATCAAAAGGAACACCACCATCCCCACCAAGCAGACCCAGACCTTCACAACATACTCAGAAAACCAACCCGGAGTGCTCATCCAGGTGAGTCTTTTATCAGCTGTACAAGGCCAACGTTTGTATAAAGTAGTCAGAACACCTATACCCTCTGTGATTCTATCTGGTATTAATCCATTCCCACAATTTCTTTCTCAGGTGTATGAGGGGGAGAGAGCCATGACCAAGGACAACAATATCCTCGGCAAGTTTGAGCTCACCGGAATCCCCCCTGCCCCCAGGGGCGTCCCCCAGATCGAGGTGACCTTTGACATTGACGCCAACGGCATCCTCAATGTGTCTGCGGTGGACAAGAGCACCGGCAAGGAGAACAAGATCACCATCACCAATGACAAAGGTATGCCTCCTTAACCTTGAACCTCACGACATGATCAAATGTCTTATTGTTTTCCAACCCTTTCCTCAAAGTCccaaaaagaaagagagacaacaGGAACGAGTAGGAGATAATGAATATGTCACATATGGGAAAATATATAATGATGTCTGTATCTTGTCATCCCCAGGACGTCTGACCAAGGAGGACATTGAGCGCATGGTGCAAGAGGCTGACCAGTACAGGGCTGAGGACGAGGCTCAGAAGGAGAAGGTCACAGCTAAGAACTCACTGGAGTCCCTGGCCTTCAACATGAAGAGCACCGTGGACGACGAGAAGCTTGCGGAAAAGATCAGCCCGGAGGACAAGAAGACCATCGTGGACAAGTGCAACGAAGTGATCTCCTGGCTGGACAGGAACCAGGTAAACCACAGGTGGCTGGTCTAGAGTTCCACCTAGATTGAGTGTTCTTAGTGCAACATCAGTTGGTTAGCAATGGTTTCACATTGATGCATTTCCTCCCTTGGTAAAAGTAGGCTACACAGTAAGTAAATCATATAAGATAGACTATTGTGATCACCACCTGTCTCTTACCCTTTCAtactctctcgtctctctccttgTCTTTATCTAGACGGCAGAGAAGGATGAGTATGAGCACCAGCAGAAGGAGCTGGAGAAGGTGTGTAACCCCATCATTACCAATCTGTATCAGGGTACCGGAGGCCCGCCAGGAGGTATGCCAGGTGGTATGCCAGGCGGTATGCCTGGAGGTTTCCCTGGAGGTGCTGGAGCTGGCTCTTCCTCTGGTCCAACCATCGAGGAGGTCGACTAAAATCCCTGACCTCTACAGGAGAGAATCCACATCCTGTCCACATCTCAGCTCCCATGCTTCACACAACACCTACTGCAGACCTGGCTTGTGTCCTCACTTCTCTTATTGAGAACATCCTGTGTAATATTTATATCTACGGCAGGCTCCTACAGCTTTGTACTGTTGTGCAGTTCACACAACCTTCACTTTTATCAGATTGAATATATCACAACCAATAAAGCTGGATTCTGATAAGCATTTTTTGTGTTTTTCTTTAACCTCCCACCAAATACCCTCCCTGAGGTTTGAgatgacaaatacattttatacATTAACAGAGTTAAGAGTTAATGTACATTAACAGAGTCACAAAGTGCTTAAAGTCTTATAAACTTGTATGAACATCTGCACTATTGCTCATCAGAAAAGTTCCCTCAAAAGTGACATTCATCTTGTAGCAATCTTATTATGAAGAAGTAGAAATAGGTATGTATGTGATTATGATGTGTGAAGACAGCACCATGTGCAGATTCAGATTTTGTTCTTGACTGGTTGATAAACTTGTCTCTTTCTAAAAATGTAATGGGATAAGTTCCTATTTTCTGGAGGTTTTCTCAGTGGCCTCATCCTCATGGTGGTGGGTCCTCTGTTACAACCCTCAAATGTAGTGACATTTTAAATGTGTCAAAGTATGAACTTGAATAGCAATGTGAACACATGTCCTTACTGCTACTTTGTATAGATTAATAAATCCCAATAGCTTCCTTTCTTAATAAAAGAAATGTTTTTGTCACAAAGAGCTCCATAAAACATATGATCTGAATCCATAATGTTAATCAAGTGTCTTGTTTTTGATTGTTTTGCTGTCATGTACGGCTGCATAGAAACAGAATGGTCTGACCATGGTTTTCCACCCTGCTCGTGGGATTGCAACACACGGTTACAAGATGTTATTGTTCTGCCCATCATCAGAACTCCAATTGGACAGCGTGATAAGAAACCAGAAAAATAGGCATCAAGGGCATTTCAGAGGACCAAATTTGGGGTCTGGGCATATATTCCACTCAGCATAAAGATACAGAATTATGACTTTCCCTGGAATCCTTGTGCAAAGCCTTGTTTGCTTAGGCCTAGCCTACATAGAGTACAGTGCACTACATGGCAAACAAGCGTGTATTTGACTGTCCCTGAGGCGTGAGAATTTCCCACCTGTTCCACCAGCTCTATCAGACCTTGGGGGAACCCGTGGGTGAGTGGGAGACATGACTGATGGACCTGCCAGGGTataagagggagagggacaaagaGACGTCAAGCAGTCTCATACTCTATGGCCATGCTCTGGATCGTCAGCTGTCTCGCTTTGGTGGCCTCAGCCCTGGGTGAGTGGTGTCATCATCAACGTCTGGTAACATGAACTGATTTGATCTTTTTGATCCTTTATTTATTCACATAGGTAAGTCCTATTGAGATGAATAGCTAAAAGAAGCCCTGGCCAAGAAGGAGGTGAAGTGTTGTATTATACTTTGGTAGTTACTGAAGGCATGTCAGTCCATACTCTGAGGCCAATCAAAACTATGTAGgactggtcaaaagtggtgcactaaatATGAGGATAGGGTGTTGTTTGAGACTGTGTGTTTGTGCCCTAGGTTGCGGAGTGCCTAGCATCCCGCCGCAGGTGAGCGGCTTGAAGATTGTGAACGGACAGAACGCCGTATCTGGCTCCTGGCCCTGGCAAGTGTCACTTCAGGTATCCCCATTTCCACTCTTTCATTCTATACATTGTTTTTTCAAACCACAATGCTGTAATCACTGATGATTCTTGTTAGCCACTTACATGTATGCTGAAAATGTTGGGAAGTGCTGTCTTCACATTATGGTCAGACCAAtgctatctatctactgtcttcacATTATGGTCAGACCCATATTATCAATCTACTGTCTTCACATTATGGTCAGACCCATGCTATCAATCTACTGTCTTCACATTATGGTCAGACCCATGCTATCAATCTACTGTCTTCACATTATGGTCAGACCCATGCTATCAATCTACTGTCTTCACATTATGGTCAGACCCATGCTATCAATCTACTGTCTTCACATTATGGTCAGACCCAtgctatctatctactgtcttcacATTATGGTCAGACCCAtactatctatctactgtcttcacATTATGGTCAGACCCAtactatctatctactgtcttcacATTATGGTCAGACCCATACTATATACTGTCTTCCACCTCTCACTTTCTCCTTCAGGATGCCTCTGGATTCCACTTCTGTGGAGGCTCCCTAATCAGCCAGAACTGGGTTGTCACTGCTGCCCATTGCCGTGTCACGTAAGTGCATTTAATTCCAAAGTGCTTTATTAGCACCATGTTCATAAGTACATTTTGCATTCCTCTTAGTTTCACTCAGATGAGCTGTGTTCATTTATACACACTGTAATCTGTTTTCTCCCTCCAGTCCTGGCCGTCACCATGTGATCCTGGGAGAGCACGATCGTCAATCCAATGCTGAGCCGATCCAGGTCAAAAGCATCTCCAGGGTAAGTCCAGGAGCCTGGGGAGAGATCCACTCACTTAACCTCAACATGCCTGCCTGCTTCATGAGATTCTGTTCACTTTCGAAGATTAATCACTTCACTATGTGTCTACATCTTTCCTTGATCCCTGTAGGCTATCACCCACCCCTACTACAACAGCCAGAACTTTAACAACGACGTGACCCTGCTGAAGCTGTCCTCCCCCGTCCAGATCACCTCCCGCGTGTCCCCTGTGTGCCTGGCCACCTCCAGCACCTCCTTCCCCTCTGGAACCCGCTGTGTCACCACTGGCTGGGGCAAGACTGGCACCACCTGTGAGTGGCCACACAAGCTACTGAACCATTATTGATACATGATAGATTTACAGTTAATACAAGAGTATGTGCAAATGGATGCCAATGTTTCCACCACAGCTTTCATTAGAGCACTGAGCTCCTTCCTAACCATGTCCCCTGACCCCTGTCCCCAGCAAGCCCCCGTATCCTCCAGCAGGTGGCCCTTCCTCTGCTGAGCCCTGCTCAGTGCAAGCAGTACTGGGGCCAGAACAGGATCACTGACGCCATGATCTGCGCCGGAGCCTCCGGAGTGTCCTCTTGCCAGGTAACTGACTGTACTCCTGGAGCAAGTTGAGACTACctttctccagtcagttactgaaCATTTCTCTCTAATCACTCTGGTATCATTTTGTCCGGCAATAACCTTTCCCCCAACACACACGCCATCTTAAAGCGCCAGATACAGATTTGTTTAACCAAATTCTCTGgcaatggcatgacaatggaggTCAGATAGGCCACCACTCGGCCCCTATTACAATAGTCTCCACCAGTGCCAGTGCTCCTAACCTGTCCCTTCTTCTCCATCTCCAGGGTGATTCTGGCGGTCCTCTGGTGTGTCAGAGCAGTGGTGTGTGGTTTCAGGTGGGTATCGTGTCCTGGGGCACCACCAACTGCAACGTCAGTACCCCTGCCGTCTACTCCCGTGTCGCCTACCTGCGTGGCTGGATTGACCAGACTGTCGCATCCAACTAGAGTCACAGTGGACCCCAGCTGCAATAGCAGCCATGTCTCTGCACACAAACTCTTCTTCCTGCAAACAGTGGTCCCACAGACGAGTGTTTGATGTCATACAGGCTTTCCCATCAGCTAGTGACATTTCAACATGTCTCATGCACAGCCGCTCACTGTGTTGCCACCGTCTAATTGTTTTCAATGTAACTGAAAAAGATGCATTCAATTAAAGTTGTATAAAGAAGTTGTTTCTGTTTGAAGTCAGAACAGTGCCGAGAGACCACTCAGGAAAAACAATcatcaacaaaacacacacaacaaaaacGGAGCATTCATTAATAGTAACCCTTGGAGTCTTACTAAAACACATTTGGcacagttatttttttttaatgtgtgAACTTCCCTGGGGAAAGTAAAGCATTTTTCCCAAAAACTTTTCCCCAGACAGCAAATATGGAAAGATTTTAAAAACATATGTCAAGCAAGC is part of the Salvelinus fontinalis isolate EN_2023a chromosome 6, ASM2944872v1, whole genome shotgun sequence genome and harbors:
- the LOC129857282 gene encoding chymotrypsin-like protease CTRL-1; the encoded protein is MAMLWIVSCLALVASALGCGVPSIPPQVSGLKIVNGQNAVSGSWPWQVSLQDASGFHFCGGSLISQNWVVTAAHCRVTPGRHHVILGEHDRQSNAEPIQVKSISRAITHPYYNSQNFNNDVTLLKLSSPVQITSRVSPVCLATSSTSFPSGTRCVTTGWGKTGTTSSPRILQQVALPLLSPAQCKQYWGQNRITDAMICAGASGVSSCQGDSGGPLVCQSSGVWFQVGIVSWGTTNCNVSTPAVYSRVAYLRGWIDQTVASN